AACGGCGCCGGACTGCCGCGGCCAGGGTCTTGGCCGCGCGATGCTGGCCTTCGCGGAGGCGGAACTTCCCAAGGCATCGGGTGCGCGCGTGCTCTGGTGTAACGCGCGCGAATCCGCGGCGGGTTTCTACCGGAAACTGGGCTGGGAAACCGTTTCGGAACTGTTCGACGTGCCCGGCGTCGGCCCGCACTACCGCATGCTGCGCCGCCTGCCCCAGGACAGGAAAACCACGTCATGAGCACCGCGGATTATCTGATTGTCGCAGGTTTCTTCCTCGTAATGCTCGGAATCGGCGTCTTCTTCGCCGGACGCATGCGTAATCTGAACGATTTCTTCGGCGGCGGGCAAGAGGTGCCGTGGTGGGTATCCGGTGTTTCGCTCTACATGACCAGTTTCAGCGCGTTCGCGTTCGTGAGTTATTCCGCGCTCGCCTACACCGACGGCTTCGTTGCCGTCACCATCTGGTGGCTTGTCGCGGTCTGCTCCGTCATCAGCGCGCGCTTCTTCGCCGCGCGCTGGCGCCGCGCCGCCGCCACCACACCCCTTGAATACATCGAGCGCCGCTACGGCCCCGGGCTGCGCCAGGTGCTTGCGTGGGCAGGGGTGCCGCTCATCATCATTGACGACGCGCTCAAGCTCTTTGTCATCGGGACCATGGTCAATGAAATGATGAGCATCTCGACGGGCGGCAACCTCGCGCTGTCGATTAGCGCGTGCGGGTTGATCATGCTGGCGTACACGCTGCTCGGCGGGCTGTGGGCCGTCATGATCACCGACTTCGTGCAGTTCGTGGTCATGAGCGTCGCCGTGGTGGTCCTTGCCCCGCTCATTCTCGTCAAGGTCGGCGGGCCGGCCGCGCTCGCCCACCACCTCCCGCCGGAAATGTGGTCGCCGACGTCGCCCAAGTATCCCTGGTACTGGGTGCTGTCGTTCTTCATCGTCATGACCT
This DNA window, taken from Candidatus Hydrogenedentota bacterium, encodes the following:
- a CDS encoding GNAT family N-acetyltransferase, with translation MTPRFARLEEILPLRDAVIIAGTDRDTPFFPGDRDAATRHIGVFVNGRCVGCATFLVQPCQSAPAWQLRGMATAPDCRGQGLGRAMLAFAEAELPKASGARVLWCNARESAAGFYRKLGWETVSELFDVPGVGPHYRMLRRLPQDRKTTS